The following coding sequences lie in one Apostichopus japonicus isolate 1M-3 chromosome 13, ASM3797524v1, whole genome shotgun sequence genomic window:
- the LOC139979148 gene encoding asparagine--tRNA ligase, cytoplasmic-like: MDIIYISESGSDGTGDGSEAKPLHTLLQAMKLAGGEPFPKFMVDSKKEGEKWEEASQAQRKKVGKLFVREQAKTAEREKKEAADAERREKNLEEAKKITIKEDPSLPAAKKIKIRDTKEHRNVRVKLHGWVHRLRRQGKTLMFMVLRDGTGYLQCVLADTLCQTYEAVTLATEATVTLYGVLKEVPEGKQAPGGHELSVDFWELVGAAPAGGADNLVNEESHIDVQLDQRHMMLRGETLSKVMKVRSCLTQSFRDHYFSQGYNEVTPPTMVQTQVEGGATLFKFNFFGEEAYLTQSSQLYLETALPSLGDVFCIAQSYRAEQSRTRRHLAEYTHIEAECPFISFDDLLERIEDLVCDTVDRILKTPAGEIIKEMNPDFKPPKRPFKRMDYSDAIVYLKEQDIRKEDGTFYEFGEDIPEMPERKMTDQINEPIFLCRFPAEVKSFYMSRCPEDKRITESVDLLLPNVGEIVGGSMRIWDFDELLAGYNREGIDPTPYYWYTDQRKYGTCPHGGYGLGLERFLTWLLNRYHIREVCFYPRFLERCTP, translated from the exons ATGGACATCATTTACATATCAGAGTCTGGAAGTGATGGGACTGGTGATGGTTCTGAGGCCAAACCTCTTCATACTCTCTTACAA GCAATGAAACTTGCAGGAGGAGAGCCCTTTCCAAAGTTTATGGTGGACTCCAAGAAAGAAGGAGAG AAATGGGAAGAGGCCTCACAAGCCCAGAGAAAGAAAGTCGGCAAGTTATTTGTCAGAGAACAAGCCAAGACTgcagaaagagagaagaaggag GCTGCAGATGCTGAAAGACGGGAGAAGAACCTGGAAGAGGCAAAGAAAATCACAATAAAGGAAGATCCCTCTTTGCCCGCTGCAAAAAAG ATCAAAATTAGAGACACAAAAGAGCACCGCAATGTGAGAGTAAAACTACATGGTTGGGTGCATCGCTTGAGGCGCCAAG GAAAGACTTTGATGTTTATGGTACTTCGGGATGGCACTGGTTACTTACAATGCGTGCTTGCAGATACTTTG TGTCAAACATATGAGGCAGTAACCTTAGCAACGGAAGCCACAGTGACTTTGTATGGTGTTTTGAAGGAAGTTCCTGAAGGAAAACAG GCACCAGGAGGTCATGAGTTATCCGTTGATTTCTGGGAGCTGGTGGGTGCCGCTCCAGCCGGAGGTGCAGATAACTTAGTTAATGAG GAATCACATATTGATGTACAACTTGATCAAAGACACATGATGCTGAGAGGAGAAACG CTCTCCAAAGTGATGAAAGTCAGATCTTGTCTAACACAAAG CTTCAGGGATCATTATTTCTCCCAGGGATATAATGAG GTCACACCACCAACCATGGTACAGACACAAGTAGAAGGAGGGGCAACACTCtttaaattcaatttctttgGAGAAGAA GCCTACTTGACACAGTCATCTCAGCTTTATTTGGAGACAGCATTGCCATCACTTGGAGATGTATTTTGCATCGCTCAGTCATATAGAGCAGAACAATCGAGGACAAGACGTCATTTAGCAGA GTATACACACATAGAAGCAGAGTGCCCTTTCATAAGTTTTGATGACTTATTGGAGAGGATTGAAGATCTGGTATGTGACACAGTTGACAGAATCCTCAAAACTCCTGCTGGTGAAATCATCAAAGAAATGAATCCT GACTTCAAGCCACCCAAGCGACCATTCAAGCGAATGGACTACTCTGATGCCATAGTCTACCTAAAGGAACAGGACATCAGAAAAGAAGATGGAACCTTTTATGAGTTTGGTGAG GATATTCCAGAGATGCCAGAGAGAAAGATGACAGACCAAATCAATGAG CCAATATTTCTATGTCGTTTTCCTGCTGAGGTGAAGTCATTTTACATGTCTCGTTGTCCAGAAGACAAGAGAATAACTGAATCT GTTGATTTGCTTCTTCCTAATGTTGGAGAGATCGTTGGTGGTTCAATGAGGATTTGGGATTTTGATGAGCTCCTGGCTGGCTATAACAGAGAAGGCATTGACCCTACTCCTTATTACTGGTACACAGATCAG AGGAAGTATGGCACTTGTCCTCATGGTGGCTATGGTCTTGGCCTTGAGCGTTTTCTGACATGGCTGCTAAACAGATACCACATCCGTGAAGTTTGCTTCTATCCTCGTTTCCTGGAGAGATGTACTCCTTAA